In the Oryza glaberrima chromosome 6, OglaRS2, whole genome shotgun sequence genome, one interval contains:
- the LOC127776294 gene encoding protein SRG1-like — protein sequence MVHPAQGQMVQDIAAAGDLTAPPRRYVLREEDRPATTAGAVAAIPTVDMNRLGEPGDADADVEATKLRAALQSWGLFAVTGHGMPEPFLDEILAATRGFFHLPPEEKERYSNVVVANDGDGGGERFQAEGYGVDRVDTDEQILDWCDRLYLQVQPEEERRLEFWPEHPAALRGLLEEYTRRSEQVFRRVLSATARSLGFGEEFFADKVGERVATYARFTYYPPCPRPELVHGLKPHTDNSVLTVLLLDKHVGGLQLLKDGRWLDIPALTHELLVVAGEEIEIMSNGVFMAPVHRVVTSERERVSVVMFYQPEPHKDLAPSEELVGEERPALYKKIKAKDFGDGVWDAFAAGERTIDMLKVKIEQEEEAEEANVSNTYL from the exons atgGTGCACCCAGCTCAGGGCCAGATGGTTCAGGacattgccgccgccggcgacctcacGGCGCCGCCGAGACGGTACGTGCTGAGGGAGGAGGACcgcccggcgacgacggccggcgccgtggccgccatCCCCACCGTAGACATGAACCGCCTCGGCGAGCctggcgacgccgacgccgacgtcgaggCCACCAAGCTCCGGGCGGCCCTCCAGTCGTGGGGCCTCTTCGCGGTGACCGGCCACGGCATGCCGGAGCCGTTCCTCGACGAGATCCTCGCCGCGACGAGGGGGTTCTTCCACCTGCcgccggaggagaaggagaggtaCAGCAACGTGGTCGTCgccaacgacggcgacggcggcggcgagaggttcCAGGCCGAGGGCTACGGCGTCGACCGCGTGGACACCGACGAGCAGATCCTCGACTGGTGCGACCGGCTCTACCTCCAGGtgcagccggaggaggagcggcggctggaGTTCTGGCCGGAGCACCCGGCGGCGCTCCGGGGACTCCTCGAGGAGTACACGCGGCGGAGCGAGCAGGTGTTCCGGCGGGTGCTCTCCGCCACGGCGAGGTCGCTGGGGTTCGGGGAGGAGTTCTTCGCCGACAAGGTCGGCGAGAGGGTGGCGACGTACGCGCGGTTCACCTACTACCCGCCATGCCCGCGGCCGGAGCTCGTGCACGGCCTCAAGCCCCACACCGACAACTCCGTCCtcaccgtcctcctcctcgacaagCACGTCGGCGGCCTCCAGCTGCTCAAGGACGGCCGCTGGCTCGACATTCCGGCGCTCACCCacgagctcctcgtcgtcgccggcgaagagATCGAG ATCATGAGCAATGGGGTGTTCATGGCGCCGGTGCACAGGGTGGTGAcgagcgagagggagagggtgtcGGTGGTGATGTTCTACCAGCCGGAGCCGCACAAGGACCTGGCGCCgtcggaggagctcgtcggcgaggagCGGCCGGCGCTGTACAAGAAGATCAAGGCCAAGGACTTCGGCGATGGCGTGTGGGAcgcgttcgccgccggcgagcgcacCATTGACATGCTCAAGGTCAAGatcgagcaggaggaggaggcggaggaggcgaacgTCTCCAACACGTACCTTTGA
- the LOC127777364 gene encoding hydroxyproline O-galactosyltransferase HPGT2-like, whose protein sequence is METLASAMRRENRRFKPPPSSSASAAAALSSGRVPLVMAFLSCLAWLYVAGRLWQDAQTRMILSGLLEKSSGNLPKVLSVEDKLRNLGCIGIGRKIAEAEMDLTKAKNEGYLWGNGTATGSSDKKKLLAVIGVYTGFGSRLKRNTFRGSWMPRGDALKKLEEKGVVIRFVIGRSANRGDSLDRNIDDENRRTKDFLILESHEEAAEELPSKVKFFFSAAIEAWDAEFYVKVDDNINLDLAGLIEMLEARRSSQGLYMGCMKSGGVVSEEGQQWYEPEWWKFGDSKTYFRHASGALFILSNNLARYININSASLQSYAHDDISVGSWMMGLNTTYVDDDRLCCGSSRQEKVCSHA, encoded by the exons ATGGAGACGCTGGCGAGCGCCATGCGGCGGGAGAACCGCCGCTTCAagccccccccctcctcctccgcctccgccgccgccgcgctctcctcGGGGAGGGTCCCCCTCGTCATGGCCTTCCTCTCCTGCCTCGCGTGGCTCTACGTCGCCGGCCG gctgTGGCAGGACGCGCAGACGCGGATGATCCTGTCTGGTCTCCTCGAGAAGAGCTCCGGCAAT CTTCCGAAGGTGCTGTCGGTGGAGGACAAGCTGAGGAATCTAGGATGCAT TGGGATAGGGAGGAAGATTGCGGAGGCAGAGATGGACCTTACGAAGGCGAAGAACGAGGGATATCTGTGGGGGAATGGAACTGCTACTGGTAGTTCTGACAAGAAGAAGCTCCTTGCTGTTATTGGAGTTTACACTGGTTTTGGTTCCCGGCTCAAGAGGAACACCTTCCGTGGCTCATGGATGCCGAGAG GTGATGCTCTGAAGAAGCTTGAGGAGAAGGGTGTGGTTATTCGTTTTGTCATTGGTCGGAG TGCAAATCGAGGTGATAGCTTGGACCGCAACATCGATGATGAAAATCGTCGGACGAAAGATTTCTTGATTCTT GAAAGTCATGAGGAAGCTGCAGAGGAGTTACCAAGCAAAGTTAAGTTTTTCTTCAGTGCAGCAATTGAAGCTTGGGACGCAGAGTTCTATGTGAAAGTCGATGACAACATTAACCTTGACCTGG CGGGATTAATTGAGATGCTTGAAGCCCGTCGAAGTAGCCAAGGACTGTACATGGGTTGCATGAAATCAGGAGGTGTCGTAAGTGAAGA GGGTCAACAATGGTATGAACCTGAATGGTGGAAGTTTGGAGATTCAAAAAC GTATTTTCGCCATGCTTCTGGTGCTTTGTTTATCCTCTCTAACAATTTGGCACGCTACATTAACATAAACAG TGCATCGCTACAGAGCTATGCCCATGATGACATATCAGTAGGTTCATGGATGATGGGGCTGAATACTACTTATGTTGATGACGACCGTTTGTGCTGTGGCAGTTCTAGACAAG AGAAAGTATGTTCCCACGCATGA